Proteins from a single region of Kluyveromyces lactis strain NRRL Y-1140 chromosome A complete sequence:
- a CDS encoding uncharacterized protein (conserved hypothetical protein), which produces MQSSEIKSASPYQPLTEGESDNLSQLSYSQLGRDLHRGIFSHSIAEHPTGALWLRGLILIIIILSGGIVYYSHSNVSEDGAIVCSVLICVCLLVMGATMLFMILTPTQEILHNPDDGLFFLKLIATGYSWEQIGRIMNSYLFQRGLWWSNSCIYDGQQCYVLFINYTKCCNDSNIQPFIEQTQAKVAENMSLKWDRIQFPNELQSTDV; this is translated from the coding sequence ATGCAAAGTAGCGAAATAAAATCAGCATCACCATACCAGCCGTTAACAGAAGGAGAATCAGATAATCTTTCACAGCTCAGTTACTCACAGCTCGGCAGAGACCTTCATAGGGGCATATTTTCCCATTCAATTGCTGAACATCCAACTGGAGCGTTATGGCTAAGAGGCCTCATCCTCATAATCATTATTCTATCCGGTGGTATTGTATACTATTCCCATAGCAATGTTTCAGAAGACGGAGCAATTGTTTGTTCAGTTCTGATTTGTGTATGCTTGTTAGTGATGGGTGCGACCATGTTGTTCATGATTCTAACCCCTACACAAGAAATCCTACACAATCCTGATGATGGcctctttttcttgaagcTAATTGCGACAGGTTACTCATGGGAACAAATAGGTAGAATTATGAATTCATATCTGTTCCAGAGAGGACTCTGGTGGTCAAACAGCTGCATATATGACGGTCAACAGTGCTATGTCCTCTTTATAAACTATACCAAATGTTGTAATGATTCTAATATCCAGCCGTTTATCGAGCAAACTCAAGCCAAGGTTGCTGAAAACATGTCCCTAAAGTGGGATAGAATTCAATTTCCAAATGAATTACAGTCTACAGATGTTTAA
- a CDS encoding uncharacterized protein (some similarities with uniprot|Q87020 Killer virus of S KIL K2 killer toxin precursor) has translation MLVSDSSVDGGERRSSFNDVDLENLKETLDGRHFCLFPQPWKTGKQLAFLVSCFLCLAFVYFRFSNEQDLPNANMPFGKSPLEKKSVGTFFAAAGTVFFGVIAKGAFVVAKAACNPAALAAIAAFNVAGASGCIGAYAVGALCAAISAGLAVESGSQGWQWYKGSGVAKREIECEVYHYIPLINNTIFGGSLHTSDIFQSINSTDPLVVDSLQHIGVIYDNSSNNIDLGADFLNKRSQLTPLMYTWTANYTGFMTTTYVQPEHLTLSVREYANTSSHNFTWIKLAEVEWLSFNTYGINVDTAHIVTDHMQTDADDVMYGLGDLVTVQVQPCTQQDECYGYHNKFCLAAGQSSTMGASSDIVGKVYFQQSSKRVYACNIIAKFKGTFIYLNIG, from the coding sequence ATGTTAGTCAGCGATAGTTCTGTTGATGGAGGGGAAAGAAGGAgctctttcaatgatgttGACCTTGAAAACCTGAAGGAAACTCTAGATGGTCGtcatttttgtttgttcCCTCAACCTTGGAAAACGGGTAAACAGTTAGCTTTCCTGGTCTCTTGTTTCTTATGTTTGGCATTTGTTTACTTCAGATTTAGCAACGAGCAGGATTTGCCGAACGCAAATATGCCATTTGGCAAAAGCCCTTTAGAGAAAAAGAGTGTTGGAACTTTCTTTGCAGCTGCAGGGACGGTCTTCTTTGGCGTTATCGCTAAAGGGGCATTCGTTGTCGCTAAGGCAGCTTGTAATCCAGCGGCTCTTGCTGCAATAGCAGCTTTTAATGTTGCTGGTGCCTCAGGATGTATTGGAGCTTATGCTGTTGGAGCTTTATGTGCAGCAATCTCAGCAGGATTAGCTGTTGAATCGGGTTCACAGGGTTGGCAGTGGTACAAAGGCTCTGGAGTCGcaaaaagagaaattgaatgCGAAGTATATCACTATATTCCGCTCATCAATAATACCATTTTTGGAGGTTCATTGCATACATCTGACATATTTCAGAGTATCAATTCCACAGATCCGTTAGTCGTAGACTCTTTACAGCATATTGGTGTAATTTATGATAATAGTTCAAATAACATCGATCTAGGTGCTGactttttgaacaaaagatcACAGCTGACCCCTTTAATGTACACCTGGACAGCAAACTACACCGGGTTTATGACAACTACCTACGTGCAGCCAGAACACTTGACTTTGTCTGTACGTGAGTACGCTAACACTTCCAGTCATAATTTTACTTGGATAAAACTTGCTGAGGTAGAATGGCTATCATTCAACACGTATGGAATAAACGTTGACACAGCCCATATCGTTACTGATCATATGCAAACAGATGCTGACGATGTTATGTATGGGCTTGGTGACCTAGTTACGGTACAAGTCCAGCCATGTACACAACAAGACGAATGTTATGGGTACCATAATAAGTTTTGTCTCGCTGCTGGACAATCAAGTACTATGGGCGCATCATCCGATATTGTCGGAAAGGTTTATTTTCAGCAGTCAAGTAAGCGTGTATATGCATGCAATATTATAGCTAAATTCAAAGGCACTTTCATCTATTTAAACATTGGATGA
- a CDS encoding uncharacterized protein (no similarity): MDVPNNYPTLFCSEQYILPINSNTTLDDARGCGHLWGEKHKCKGWPSKFFAVDPPIYEYGNYVGKAGAEYYSCGSDYTLEQTENTTLQQSWQCGVFEGANVKANSSPPKLKASVFLYLLMLVAYIL; encoded by the coding sequence ATGGACGTACCAAACAATTATCCGACCTTATTCTGTTCTGAGCAGTATATTTTACCAATCAACTCCAATACTACTTTGGACGATGCGAGAGGATGTGGGCATCTCTGGGGTGAGAAGCACAAATGTAAAGGTTGGCCCTCAAAGTTTTTTGCTGTTGATCCACCAATTTATGAGTATGGCAACTATGTAGGCAAGGCCGGAGCCGAATATTACAGTTGTGGAAGTGACTACACTCTGGAACAGACTGAAAACACGACTTTGCAGCAGTCATGGCAATGTGGAGTTTTCGAAGGAGCGAACGTCAAAGCAAATTCAAGCCCCCCTAAGCTCAAAGCATctgtttttctttatctgCTTATGTTAGTTGCATATATTTTGTAG
- a CDS encoding DUF5341 domain-containing protein (some similarities with uniprot|P53054 Saccharomyces cerevisiae YGL262W): MIMSQDKSQNSLHKVSPFKSWKLTLIKFLILFCVFFGLISCYHFYREAQREAGHTGAINVVDKSVEHPNYNLPKYTDTVSTAEEDGGVSIFVLGKRNHWNWIGNAAVAGFLISAGALTGGWAVASCMTIAGPACWVGIAVAMVAGTVGTIFATAAGRPGNGWTSSNAKREESSSFSFGDSTYLKVEDGRADRVNSTITDAGLTFKGLWEVYDTVSLKKRSNNVTDTVHMLQFDSPLGSHAAVHLNTGLDSMVNDITEDENPGSLESTLRYTDQKVLHKRYNYFDAQWISWAWDNANNDLLRIAANDRGLEEEEYDSSVYNYFRDSPAWKYCWTVTDNPHPGEGEDYNQLGAENAIHGELYFNTYGGVDGYCNDNKDGAQCSGNACEE; encoded by the coding sequence ATGATCATGAGTCAAGATAAATCTCAAAACTCGCTTCATAAAGTTTCTCCATTTAAGTCTTGGAAACTTACTCTGATTAAATTCCTCATCTTATTTTGTGTCTTCTTTGGATTGATCAGCTGCTATCATTTTTACAGAGAAGCTCAAAGAGAAGCGGGACATACTGGCGCTATTAACGTTGTAGACAAAAGTGTTGAACATCCTAATTATAATCTCCCAAAATACACTGACACTGTTAGCACTGCTGAGGAAGACGGTGGAGTGTCTATTTTCGTGCTTGGGAAGCGTAATCATTGGAACTGGATTGGAAATGCAGCAGTTGCTGGATTCTTGATATCTGCAGGAGCTCTAACAGGTGGTTGGGCAGTGGCTTCATGTATGACTATTGCAGGCCCTGCATGCTGGGTCGGTATTGCTGTAGCTATGGTTGCTGGTACTGTTGGCACTATCTTTGCAACGGCTGCGGGAAGACCTGGAAACGGTTGGACTTCATCGAACGCAAAACGTGAAGAGTCCAGTTCATTCAGCTTTGGAGATTCTACATATCTTAAGGTTGAAGACGGTAGAGCTGATCGTGTGAATTCTACCATTACTGATGCGGGTTTGACCTTCAAAGGACTTTGGGAGGTGTATGATACCGTTTCGTTGAAGAAGCGTAGCAACAATGTTACTGACACAGTTCATATGCTACAGTTTGATAGTCCTTTGGGGTCTCATGCTGCTGTACATTTGAATACTGGTCTGGACTCAATGGTCAATGATATCACCGAGGATGAAAATCCCGGCTCTTTGGAATCAACTTTACGTTACACTGATCAAAAGGTTCTGCACAAGAGATACAATTATTTCGACGCTCAATGGATCTCTTGGGCCTGGGATAATGCAAACAACGATTTATTACGAATTGCTGCCAACGATAGAGgattagaagaagaagaatatgatTCCTCCGTTTACAACTATTTCCGTGATTCGCCTGCGTGGAAGTACTGCTGGACGGTCACTGATAATCCTCACCCGGGTGAAGGAGAAGACTATAACCAGTTAGGCGCCGAAAATGCTATACATGGGGAATTGTATTTTAACACTTATGGCGGCGTCGATGGATATTGTAATGACAACAAGGATGGTGCTCAATGTTCCGGTAATGCTTGTGAGGAATGA
- a CDS encoding uncharacterized protein (conserved hypothetical protein) yields MVQDQSQYAVREAPSTKSWKTILIQFLILFVFFFGLISCYHLYREAQRQAGHSNDVNIAEKAGGASNYVLVKHDHWNWIGNSAVAGFLISAGALTGYACWYRRYHSCNFHGEI; encoded by the coding sequence ATGGTTCAAGATCAGTCTCAATACGCAGTTCGTGAAGCTCCTTCGACGAAGTCATGGAAAACCATTCTCATTCAATTCCTCATTctatttgttttcttctttggattgATCAGTTGTTATCATTTATATAGGGAGGCTCAGAGACAAGCAGGCCATTCGAATGACGTTAACATTGCTGAGAAAGCCGGTGGCGCGTCTAATTATGTGCTAGTCAAGCATGATCATTGGAACTGGATTGGAAATTCAGCTGTTGCTGGGTTCTTGATATCGGCAGGAGCCCTTACCGGCTATGCTTGCTGGTACCGTCGGTACCATTCCTGCAACTTTCATGGGGAGATCTGA
- a CDS encoding uncharacterized protein (similar to uniprot|Q5WCY3 Bacillus clausii ABC3243 paiA Septation and degradation transcriptional repressor of sporulation): MDQLHNKMTSDLTIRQCTPDDIDILKALCRTTFWETFGADNTEENLEAMFEESFNDAVLKKEILDEHSHICLLFFDNEAAAFIKVNDHKSQTEDMGTEYVELQRIYILQKYQGKGLGRVLMDKVHDIAQSYGKKKIWLGVWEHNQKAIDFYKKFGFEITGDHSFFVGDDEQRDYIMEKVIT, encoded by the coding sequence ATGGACCAATTGCACAACAAGATGACGAGTGATCTAACTATTCGCCAATGCACCCCagatgatattgatatattaAAGGCATTATGCAGAACTACATTTTGGGAGACCTTTGGTGCAGATAACACTGAAGAGAATTTAGAAGCAATGTTTGAGGAGAGTTTTAATGATGCTGTCTTGAAAAAAGAGATCCTTGATGAACATAGCCATATCTGCCTACTATTTTTTGACAATGAAGCTGCAGCGTTCATCAAAGTGAATGACCATAAATCCCAGACAGAGGATATGGGGACTGAATACGTGGAATTACAACGTATATATATCCTCCAAAAGTACCAAGGTAAAGGACTGGGCCGTGTTTTAATGGATAAGGTTCATGATATAGCACAGTCGTAcggaaagaagaaaatctGGCTAGGTGTTTGGGAACACAATCAAAAGGCAATAGATTTCTATAAAAAATTCGGCTTTGAAATTACTGGAGACCACTCCTTCTTTGTTGGTGACGATGAACAGCGTGACTATATAATGGAGAAAGTAATCACTTAA